A window of the Elephas maximus indicus isolate mEleMax1 chromosome 26, mEleMax1 primary haplotype, whole genome shotgun sequence genome harbors these coding sequences:
- the LOC126067969 gene encoding 60S ribosomal protein L39-like has translation MSFHKTFRVKRFLVKKQKQNSPIPQWIQMKTGNKIRYNAKRRHWRRAKLDL, from the coding sequence ATGTCTTTTCATAAGACTTTTAGGGTCAAGAGATTCCTGGTGAAGAAACAAAAGCAGAATTCCCCCATTCCCCAGTGGATTCAAATGAAAACTGGTAATAAAATCAGGTACAATGCCAAGAGGAGACACTGGAGAAGAGCCAAGTTGGATCTATAA